The following are encoded together in the Babesia microti strain RI chromosome II, complete genome genome:
- a CDS encoding DNA-directed RNA polymerase III subunit C2 (overlaps_old_locusTagID:BBM_II01575), which produces MDNWRLLPPYFLEYGLAMQQIRSFNHFVQSGIREILNAPSNKIIRTEIDTKFYIEFLDIRIGLPNYEEDMVTSSLVPNICRIRDLTYSAPIYVDVEYTRGSDIIRKQNAEIGRLPVMLKSAICSLEGKDELELQKLGECPHDPGGYFIIKGSEKVIVIQEQLSKNRILVERDVKHNICATLTSATAESKSRASVVLKSEKIYLRHNSFTDDLPISIIFMAMGIESTQEIAEIIGAGHSYPRSVYLSLSPLIANDIRTIKDALLFIGSRIRSRIMARGFFAPVKEKVAKSDTVIIKEAYDILDRVILPHVPMKKSKSRDYSEKITCLALMVRRVLNCAYKDAPLDDKDHYGNKRLELAGQLVSILFEDLYKKFIFQVKKQVEQSLERYIQSRSSGSDTTYPDTFRNLPHDIITRGMQSSLSTGNWNIKRFKMERSGVTQILSRLNYMATIGMMMRINSQFEKGRKVSGPRALSPSQWGFICPCDTPEGESCGLVKNLALATHVTNDENPQYLERLLYSLGLFPSKYVATRDLFDPRNWLVFLNGLLVGVHSNAELLMDNIRKLRRAGKIGEFVSIYCDDSSVYISSDGGRVCRPLIIVESGKSKLTNEILDQVIAGKLKLNQLLKGGILEWIDVNEENNLLIATKPNEITCKTTHLELDPFTILGIISGLIPYPHHNQSPRNTYQCGMGKQAIGSVGYNQFSRCDTILHTLVYPQKPLVTTRTVKLTAFEKLPAGQNAIVAVMSYGGYEIEDAIVINKASVERGFGRCISMKRMSVELKKYHTGSSDIAAPTNQLASNINYQGIESDGIVRVGHELSNDQIIVSKITQGQKITPVKYKQNTSSHLDRVIVTDTTSGCRVYKMMLRKFRSPELGDKFSSRHGQKGVVGLIANQEDLPFSSNGWVPDLIMNPHGFPSRMTVGKLLELVASKATVCTGIELDGTAFADPQMESIWKILLQHGFSPSGKELLYSGFTGEAIETYIFTGPIYYQKLKHMVQDKIHARGRGPRQLLTRQPTEGRSKDGGLRLGEMERDCLISYGTSNLILERLMLSSDVCRVMVCNKCGLIGYKSDCLYCKLSNSCVPIHMPYACKLLFHELQTMNIAPRILLTSSNDF; this is translated from the exons ATGGATAATTGGCGGTTATTGCCGCCTTATTTTCTAGAGTATGGCCTTGCTATGCAACAAATCCGTTCCTTCAATCACTTCGTGCAAAGTGGCATTAGGGAGATCTTGAATGCACCCagcaacaaaattattcgTACAGAAATAGACACCAAGTTTTACATTGAATTTTTGGACATCAGAATAGGTCTTCCAAACTATGAAGAAGATATGGTCACCAGTAGTTTGGTGCCTAACATTTGCAGAATTAGAGATTTAACATACAGTGCACCAATTTACGTGGATGTTGAATACACACGTGGTAGTGATATTATTAGAAAGCAGAACGCGGAAATTGGGCGGTTGCCTGTTATGTTGAAAAGCGCAATTTGTTCGCTGGAGGGGAAGGATGAGTTGGAGCTTCAAAAGCTTGGTGAATGTCCCCATGATCCGGGCGgttatttcattatcaaaGGCTCAGAAAAG GTAATAGTGATTCAAGAACAACTATCTAAAAATCGCATACTAGTGGAACGGGATGTAAAACACAATATATGTGCCACTCTCACCTCAGCCACGGCGGAATCCAAATCCCGTGCCAGTGTTGTGCTAAAGAGTGAAAAGATATACCTCAGACACAACAGTTTCACTGATGATCTCCCAATTTCTATTATATTCATGGCAATGGGAATTGAATCTACTCAGGAAATTGCTGAGATAATCGGAGCAGGTCATAGCTACCCAAGGTCTGTTTACTTGTCATTATCACCCCTTATAGCAAACGACATCAGAACTATTAAGGATGCTCTGTTGTTTATTGGCAGTAGAATACGATCTAGGATTATGGCTAGAGGCTTCTTTGCTCCCGTAAAGGAGAAAGTTGCCAAGTCTGATACTGTGATTATTAAAGAAGCTTATGATATCCTCGATCGGGTAATATTGCCACATGTACCCATGAAAAAGTCAAAGTCAAGGGACTACAGCGAGAAGATTACGTGCCTAGCGTTGATGGTTAGGCGTGTGCTAAATTGTGCCTATAAAGACGCTCCCCTTGATGACAAGGATCACTATGGCAATAAGAGACTCGAGCTTGCAGGACAACTTGTTAGCATTTTATTCGAAG atttatataaaaaattcatattCCAAGTAAAGAAACAAGTGGAACAGTCACTCGAACGATATATACAATCTCGCAGCAGCGGGAGTGACACTACATATCCAGACACTTTTAGAAACTTACCACatgatataattactaGAGGAATGCAATCTTCTCTTTCAACTGGTAACTGGAATATCAAGCGTTTCAAGATGGAGCGTAGTGGTGTAACCCAAATACTGAGTCGTCTCAATTATATGGCAACAATTGGTATGATGATGCGCATAAACTCTCAATTTGAAAAGGGGCGTAAGGTGAGTGGTCCAAGAGCCCTTTCTCCTTCGCAGTGGGGATTTATCTGTCCTTGTGATACTCCGGAAGGGGAATCATGTGGGCTTGTTAAGAATCTAGCACTTGCCACGCATGTGACAAACGATGAAAATCCCCAATATCTTGAAAGGCTTTTGTACTCATTAGGTCTATTTCCTAGTAAATATGTTGCAACAAGGGACCTTTTTGACCCACGTAACTGGCTAGTATTTTTGAACGGATTGCTGGTTGGCGTCCATTCAAATGCAGAGCTGCTGATGGATAACATTAGAAAGTTGAGAAGGGCTGGAAAAATTGGAGAGTTTGTCTCCATTTACTGCGATGATAGTTCGGTGTACATTTCTTCCGATGGGGGCCGTGTTTGTCGGCCATTGATAATCGTCGAATCTGGCAAATCTAAACTTACCAATGAAATATTAGATCAGGTAATTGCTGGTAAATTAAAGCTCAATCAATTGCTAAAGGGTGGCATCTTAGAGTGGATAGATGTAAATGAGGAGAATAACTTGCTTATTGCTACAAAGCCTAATGAAATTACATGCAAAACAACCCACCTAGAGCTGGACCCCTTTACTATTTTAGGTATAATTTCGGGACTAATCCCCTATCCACACCACAACCAAAGCCCTAGGAATACATACCAATGTGGCATGGGCAAGCAAGCAATTGGCAGTGTAGGTTACAACCAATTTTCGCGATGTGACACGATTCTACACACCCTAGTGTATCCCCAGAAGCCACTTGTTACAACTCGTACTGTGAAGCTGACAGCTTTTGAGAAGTTGCCTGCGGGTCAAAATGCAATTGTAGCTGTGATGAGTTACGGCGGCtatgaaattgaagatGCCATTGTGATCAATAAGGCATCAGTTGAACGAGGGTTTGGCAGGTGTATAAGTATGAAGAGGATGAGTGTGGAGTTGAAAAAGTACCACACGGGCAGTAGTGATATTGCTGCTCCAACCAATCAATTGGCATCGAATATTAATTACCAGGGCATAGAGTCAGATGGTATTGTACGGGTTGGGCATGAGTTATCTAATGATCAAATTATCGTTTCCAAGATTACACAAGGCCAAAAAATTACTCCAGTAAAGTATAAGCAAAACACTTCATCGCACTTGGATAGGGTGATTGTCACTGATACGACGTCTGGTTGTAGagtatataaaatgatGTTGAGAAAATTTAGGTCGCCTGAGCTAGGCGATAAATTTAGTTCGCGACATGGCCAAAAGGGAGTTGTGGGTTTGATAGCAAATCAGGAAGATTTGCCCTTCTCATCCAATGGCTGGGTCCCGGATTTGATCATGAATCCACACGGTTTCCCCAGCAGAATGACTGTGGGCAAGTTGTTGGAATTAGTAGCCTCCAAGGCTACAGTTTGCACTGGTATTGAATTAGATGGTACTGCCTTTGCAGATCCTCAAATGGAAAGCATATGGAAGATTTTGCTACAGCATGGATTTAGTCCCTCTGGAAAGGAGTTGCTCTATTCTG GATTTACAGGAGAGGCGATAgaaacatatatattcacTGGGCCTATCTATTACCAAAAGCTGAAACACATGGTACAAGATAAGATCCACGCCAGGGGCCGTGGTCCTAGGCAATTGCTGACTCGACAGCCCACTGAAGGCAGATCTAAGGATGGTGGGCTTAGATTAGGTGAGATGGAGAGGGATTGTCTCATATCTTACGGTACGAGCAATTTGATACTTGAGCGACTAATGTTGAGTAGTGATGTATGTAGAGTAATGGTTTGCAACAAGTGCGGGCTGATTGGCTATAAAAGCGACTGCCTTTACTGTAAATTGTCCAATTCTTGCGTACCAATACATATGCCCTACGCCTGTAAGCTGTTGTTCCACGAACTGCAGACGATGAACATAGCACCAAGGATATTACTGACATCCAGTAACGACTTTTGA
- a CDS encoding small subunit ribosomal protein S23e (overlaps_old_locusTagID:BBM_II01585) — MGAGTPRGIKAARKLKIRRRKQRWADKAYKKSHLGSRWKSNPFRGSSHAKGIVVEKVAIEAKQPNSAYRKSVRVQLIKNGKKITAFVPRDGCLNYIDENDEVLVSGFGRSGHSVGDLPGVRFKVVKVAGVSLLALFKEKKEKPRS; from the exons ATGGGTGCTGGTACTCCCAGAGGTATTAAGGCTGCCCGCAAACTAAAAATTAGGAGACGCAAACAGAGATGGGCAGATAAGGCCTATAAGAAATCCCACCTGGGTTCTAGATGGAAATCAAACCCATTTAGAGGAAGCTCTCATGCAAAGGGAATTGTCGTGGAAAAGGTTGCTATTGAAGCTAAACAG CCAAATTCTGCCTACCGAAAATCAGTTCGCGTACAGCTCATCAAGAATGGTAAAAAAATCACCGCTTTCGTTCCACGTGACGGTTGCCTGAACTAcattgatgaaaatgatgagGTATTGGTTTCTGGATTCGGTAGATCTGGCCACTCCGTTGGAGATCTGCCTGGTGTCAGGTTCAAAGTGGTCAAAGTAGCTGGTGTGTCTTTGCTTGCACTATTTAAGGAGAAAAAGGAAAAACCAAGATCATAA
- a CDS encoding hypothetical protein (overlaps_old_locusTagID:BBM_II01590) produces MEFFDPKYKPAGNSRTKIKIALFIALYIYIRVIYIQYYYHSRGYVLDNHIYVYIQLFLSMVISLYYGALMFVPFAKIRILQKSWDSQFFRKNFATQSRNNDIFFNLQRKLKNM; encoded by the exons ATGGAGTTTTTTGACCCAAAGTATAAACCCGCTGGCAACTCCAGGACCAAAATCAAAATCGCATTATTCATAGCactatacatatatatccgagttatatatatacaatactACT ATCATTCACGGGGCTATGTGTTAGACAACCACatatatgtatacataCAACTGTTTCTGTCCATGGTAATATCACTCTACTACGGCGCATTGATGTTCGTTCCATTTGCCAAAATTAGGATTCTACAAAA ATCCTGGGACAGCCAGTTTTTTCGCAAAAACTTTGCTACACAATCGCGCAACAAtgacatattttttaatttacagcgtaaattaaaaaatatgtaa
- a CDS encoding 60S ribosomal protein L7 (overlaps_old_locusTagID:BBM_II01590): protein MVERFLVKNFKGLAKHECSENMKKKIQRNDHLKKLNVKFRDKYINERKKCMEELKNRALGYAKEYEEAEKELIKIRRQAKAENAFFKEPDAKVIFAIRIKGINKLSPKVRLTLRLFRLLQLHNGVFIKVNKATTEMLKIVSPYIAYGYPSLATIRKLMYKRAYAKTGKLGARKREKISTDEIVSANLGQYGIHGVEDIVHEIYTVGPNFKQATNFLWPFKLSSPKKGFVAKRHSYCEQRGGDSGNREEFINELICRMI from the exons ATGGTG GAACGATTTTTAGTAAAAAACTTTAAAGGTTTAGCCAAACATGAGTGTAGTGAGAACATGAAGAAGAAGATTCAACGTAATGACCACCTTAAGAAGTTGAATGTTAAATTTCGTGACAAGTATATCAATGAGAGGAAGAAATGTATGGAAGAACTAAAAAATCGTGCTTTGGGCTATGCCAAAGAATATGAGGAAGCTGAGAAGGAATTGATCAAGATTAGAAGACAGGCTAAGGCCGAAAATGCCTTCTTTAAGGAGCCAGATGCCAAGGTCATTTTCGCTATCCGTATCAAGGGTATCAATAAGTTGTCCCCCAAAGTAAGACTGACCTTAAGATTGTTCCGATTGTTGCAGTTGCATAACGGGGTGTTTATAAAAGTTAATAAAGCAACTACCGAAATGCTAAAGATTGTATCTCCTTATATTGCCTATGGCTATCCATCATTGGCAACTATAAGAAAACTCATGTACAAGAGGGCTTATGCTAAAACTGGAAAATTAGGCGCTAGAAAAAGagaaaaaatatcaactgACGAAATTGTAAGTGCAAACTTGGGCCAGTACGGAATTCACGGCGTTGAAGATATTGTACACGAGATTTACACTGTTGGACCTAACTTTAAGCAAGCAACCAATTTTCTATGGCCATTCAAACTGAGCTCACCAAAGAAGGGATTTGTTGCTAAGAGGCATAGCTACTGTGAACAGAGGGGAGGTGATTCTGGCAACCGTGAGGAATTTATTAATGAGCTTATTTGTAGGATGATATAA
- a CDS encoding Uncharacterized protein At4g15545 (overlaps_old_locusTagID:BBM_II01595), whose translation MTNSTFDLSWLPTDTDEQLSLGIRILTNAYKTRINSQEGEIRTLKTQLAEKTDHIAAIQKKYSNIEVQLIESTQKVNQITEENQNLINTIKNLYKDLERLESLKRAVITSIQNDQSDYDVTRKHASIDDLLECAAPRSMMDYNGFSYTKDFCSNISKTLDNSIFSSNKSNTAYNKDSSAESKAFFKKVKSSLTYDDFSKFLAVIKQFNAQEISKDELISQATPIFGTANAHLINSLKNLVNHQP comes from the exons ATGACGAATTCTACCTTTGACCTTTCATGGCTACCAACCGATACAGATG AACAATTATCATTAGGGATACGTATACTAACTAATGCATATAAAACGAGGATAAATTCGCAAGAGGGAGAGATTAGAACTCTGAAAACGCAGTTGGCCGAAAAAACGGATCACATTGCAGCGATTCAAAAGAAATACAGTAATATTGAAGTACAGTTGATTGAATCAACGCAAAAAGTTAATCAGATTACGGAAGAAAACCAGAATTTAATCAACACAATCAAGAACCTTTACAAAGATCTGGAGAGACTGGAATCATTGAAGCGTGCCGTAATTACATCAATTCAAAATGACCAATCTGATTATGATGTAACTAGAAAG CACGCATCCATTGATGATTTGCTGGAATGTGCTGCCCCCAGATCCATGATGG ATTATAACGGGTTTTCATATACCAAAGATTTCTGCTCAAACATTTCTAAAACTCTAGATAACTCCATATTTTCCTCTAACAAATCTAATACAGCCTATAATAAGGATTCATCTGCTGAATCTAAGGCCTTTTTCAA aaaagTGAAATCCTCACTAACATATGACGACTTTTCTAAATTTCTAGCGGttatcaaacaattcaatGCACAAGAAATTTCCAAAGATGAACTAATATCCCAGGCTACTCCAATTTTTG GAACTGCAAATGCCCACCTGATTAATTCCCTAAAGAATCTAGTAAACCACCAGCCTTAA